The Candidatus Zixiibacteriota bacterium genome includes the window GCGTTTTTCGAGAGAAGGATACGGGCCTGCATAGGACGTCTGTACTCCGGTTGAATCAAAAAAACCAATATCGACAAAAGCGTTACTGTTCTTCCTGAGTCCGTCGAGATCGTCTTCCATCACTTCCGACGTCGGCGGGAATTCGTGCCGGGGATCGTCGATTAGATTCGAGAGATTAACCAACCTTTCCGACAGGAAAAGTTCCAGAGTATTGGCCTGACTTTCGGCAATCGCCTGCAGATGCAATCGCTTGCTTTCCCGTACAATTGCATCATACTGAATGAGGAAAAAGGCGGCCAGGATGGCTACAGGGGCTACATACATCAGGAGAAGCCGGACAACCTGTTTGCGTCTCATTACACGATAGTGTTCCTCACTAAACGGAAGGAACTCAGCAAACGATACCGTCTTCTTTTTCTCGGCCGCAGGCACAATAGTGTCTTTCTCGTTTCGCCTTAAGTGCAGCCGGACCCGAGTATTCGCGAACACCAGCCACCATGTTTCGGCGGAACACGGTCATCCAGAATATAGGTTGGACTCCACTATTGTCAATAGAAACCATTGCGCTCAAGCGCTATATTTGTGATCATCATACGAGCACTTGCCGTCAACATGTTGCAGCCGTATCTTCTATTATGTCATTACCCACTCTGAAAGGCTCTTTGATTACCCTGCGTCAGTTGCGTAAATCGGACGCGTCTTCACTGCAGCGCCACGCCAATGATCGCCAGGTTGCCAGAAATCTCCTGTTGCTTCCGCACCCATACACTATCGAGAACGCCCTCGTCTGGATCAGGTTCACCCATTCGCTGGTACGCAAAGGCCGCTCCTATCCATTTGGTATCGAAGACAATCAATCTGGAGAAATCGTTGGGATGATTGACCTTGTCGCTATCAATGATTTCCACAAGATCGCTGAGTTGGGATATTGGCTTGGGCGGCGCTATTGGCGTCGAGGATACACGAGCGAAGCAGTACAACTGATCCTGCGCTTTGGTTTCCGGCAACTACGCTTAAGGCGGATTTATGCTCATACATTCGACAGGAATCAGGCCTCTTATGCACTCCTAAAGAAGGCTGGTTTCATCTACGAGGGGACGGAACGCAAATCACGCCGGAAGGGCAATAGATGGCTTGACCTTCACCTGCTGAGTATACTGCGGGAAGAGTTCAAAATTCGCAAACCAAAGTAGCCGCTACTTCTTCACCAAGTTGCGCAGAACCTTGAGATTCTCAATATCCTCAACCAGATCATCCCCTTTGGGAGTTTCGAGAATCATTGGGATACTCTCCAGTCGCTTGTCGTTGACAAGATTACGAAACCCTTCAAGACCGATCTCTCCCTGACCAATATGCTCGTGGCGGTCTTTCTTCTCCCCAAACGGCTTCTTACTATCGTTGACATGAATGATGCGCAGTTGGTTAAGGCCAATAATGTCATCGAAAGCCTTAAACGTCTGACGGTAACCATTCGCATCACGCAACTCGTAGCCA containing:
- a CDS encoding GNAT family N-acetyltransferase, producing the protein MSLPTLKGSLITLRQLRKSDASSLQRHANDRQVARNLLLLPHPYTIENALVWIRFTHSLVRKGRSYPFGIEDNQSGEIVGMIDLVAINDFHKIAELGYWLGRRYWRRGYTSEAVQLILRFGFRQLRLRRIYAHTFDRNQASYALLKKAGFIYEGTERKSRRKGNRWLDLHLLSILREEFKIRKPK